TCTCGTGACAGTTTCTCCAACTCCAAGACCAAAACTGTTGCTGTGAAACAAACATCTTCTCGTGACAGCCCTAATCTTAAAGCTAGCCGAGATCAAGATAGAGGGACAAAAAGGAAGTTcggtaagttttttttattttataacatctaattttaattgatttaaatcAATGTAACAtattacataaaacataaatgaCAACAAACATATTGTTAAAACTAAGTTTTAACAGAGATAGCAGTAACACAATGTTTTTTAACGCATTCGTAGGATAGTCTGATTTGTTAGTTTTCCTCCACTTCGTTCTTGGTCTTTTTGCTATGTTAAAATTCTAACCAGGGATCGTTCTGGAAAAGACTCTGACCATTATGGTTCGAATGACTTTTGGGACGAAACTAATATTAACTGATGTGGTTTCGAGCATTTAATGCAGAGCAAAAGGAGCATAAAGAGTTGATTCGGTTTATAGCTAGAAACTCTTCACCAACTACAATCAAGTGTCACTCTAGCAACCAAATCTCCAGTCAGCACAAGAGGAagctaagaagcttgattcTCTGTCCTGTAAATGAGCAGCTGTTTGCAACAAGGTACAAAAGACCCCCATTAGTCTGCTATTATTGTACTTTTGAAATAGATTCTGGAATCTGATATACTTTTCCTTTTATGTTATCATCATTAAGTTCTCTGGATGGCATGGTCAGTTTATGGCAACTGCAACCTGGaaggtttgttttcttttttctttctcccCACCACTTTAAAGTCATTCTCTTGTCTGAGTAGATTGTATTTGGAAAGCACTTGCTctattgattttggtttggttggcACTAACTTAGGAATGAGGAAGCTTATGGTGCTTGATATCTTCTTTGTTGTATATATTGTTAATTTGTTAGTATGCCAACTATAGAAGGATTAGCTTACATAGtaaacagaacagaacagaacagaacagaacgAATGGAGCAAATGTGCTAATGCATTATAAATTAGGGAGAAGCAAATGTAAACAAGATCAAGACCCTAACTAAGTCTCATTTGCAGATTGTCTGCATCATTGCTTAGTACCACCGACTGTTTAtctcaaaaacaaagaagatgggGAGAAGATATGGCCTGGCACCCATCCGGGCACACCCTTTTCTCTGTATACACTGCAGACGATGCTGATTCTCAGATATCCATCCTAAATCTCAACAAGACCCGCGGGGTAACAAACaccaacacacacacacacacacacaaactagCATTTTTCTTCTAAGTATTTTGTTCTTGTTAAAAGGTTACTTTCTTGGAGAATAAACCACACGTGAAAGGGATAATCAACAACATAAAGTTCATGCCGTGGGAAAACACATGCTTTGTGACGGGAGGAAGTGATCACGCTGTTGTTCTATGGAACGAGACTGATGCTGATGATGAAGTAAACAAATGGAAGTCCAAAACTCTACACAGGAATCTACACTCAGCTGCTGTGATGGGAGTCGATGGGATGAGAAACAAGAACGTTGTTTTGTCGGTTGGAGCAGACAAGAGGATATACGGGTTTGATGTTCAAGTTGGTAGAGCGGACTACAAGCATCAGATTGAGTATAAATGCATGAGCGTTCTCTCCAATCCTTGTGACTTCAATCTCTTTATGGTTCAATCCGGGTAAAGAagaataaatatgtttttttttaatcatgagTTCACTAATGTGGAATCTTGACAGGGAACCGGAGAAACAGCTTCGACTGTTTGATATCAGGTTAAGGAGAACCGAACTCCATTCGTTTGGTTGGAAGCAAGACAGTAGTGAATCACAATCAGCTTTGATAAACCAGTCTTGGTCTCCTGATGGTTTACATATCACTTCTGGTTCAGCTGACCCGGTTATCCATGTTTTTGACATCAGGTAGGTAAAAACTCTTTCAGCATCAAATGGTGTGATTAGTATTGGATTTGTGATTTTTAAACAAGAGTGTTGTTGTTGTCTGTGGTGGTGGTAAGGTACAATGCTCGTAAACCGACGCAGTCGATAAAAGCTCATCAGAAGAGAGTGTTTAAAGCGGAATGGCATTACTCTCAACCACTTCTCATCTCCATATCTTCTGATCTCAACATTGGTCTGCACAAGATCTCATGATCTCTCATATGTCTTTCTGTTCAGGATAGTAAGCTTAATGTTGGCTTAGTCATcattctaaaattaatatagatttttacaGACCAATTTCTTATTTATAGGCCTCAACATCATTTACATGGGGAACTGAATTGAAGTTTGTCTTGAATCTCCCTATTAGTTTcagttttataaatgattatttaACTTTTACTGCTAGGCTCTGCCTCTAGTAATTGTGATTTCAcaagtattttctttttttttgtgatgttGAAACAAGTTCTTGAATAATGCAAAAGCTCCATCAAATTCCAAATGTGTTCTTTCAAGCACATGGTCAGAACTTTAAGGTCGGATACGGAGCATACCCATCTCTTGTTTCCTCCTCCATGGTTACACATCTCATATAGAGACAAATGCTGTATACAAACTGTTAGAAGAGGTGATACAGAAAACTAAGTCTCAAGGTTTTGTGCCTGACAcggatttttagtgttgatGGACGTGTCTGAAGAggggtgttcaaaaaaaaaaaaaggacgtgtctgaagaggagaaagagtAGGAACTTGTATTACCAAGAAGCTTTCATTGCCATATGGGGGATCTTGGAGAGCAGTCCAGTATCAGAAGTTTAAGATTCAGAGGAGTATAAGGATGCTTAGTGATTGCCACAGCTGGATCAAATCAGTGTCCAACTTGTTGAATAAGTTGATTATCATGTGGGATATAGGATACGACGGTTTCATAAGTCTGAAGATGGGTTGTGTTTTTGTAAAGATTTATTGGTAAGAGAATAACAGTTAACCTCATGTTGCAGCCATAAGATTTTTGTATCGGTGGGTCTACAGggttaaaaaaaagaacaattctacaaaatggaaaaaaaaatccgaCCTGCCGGAATCGAACCAGCGACCTAAAGATTATCTGTTGAGAAAAACTACAGTCttccgctctaccaactgagctaaggtcGGTTTGTTGTATACGTtcagtttaattatatattactGCACTTTGTTACGTGGCAacgttttaaaacaaaactttacTAAACCTACGCAAAAGGGACTTTCTGACGTGGCGAATGGAAATGGGCTTGTGAGGAGCACACTCTTCCACATCCTCTCGCTCTTTCTATATTCTTCCTCTCAATCATCACTTTCATCTTCTCTATCTCTCCACTGATCCCACCAACCACACTTCCTTTCTCAATGACGACGATGTACGTTACTCCGGCGACGCTTTACGCCGGAAAACCGTCAGCCCCGGTGACTTCAAACCTCCAGAGATCGTCATCTTTCTTGCCGTATTACTCGCTGAGGATACTCggcaacaacaagaagaagtcTCTTTCGaaatcttcatcttcctcctctgctCCAAGATTCTCCATGCGTGTCTCCTCCAAGCAAGCCTATATCTGCCGTGATTGCGGGTCTCTTCCAATATCCCTCTCTCCCTTTCTCTAACTTATAAAAGTTCATTTATCATTAATCATCTGTTTCTATTGATTCTTCACAGGTATATATACAATGACAGAACTCCATTCGATAAGTTGCCTGATAATTACTTCTGTCCAGGTATGGTGACTACTTAGAATGTTGACCAGGTTTTTTCTAGGAACTGTGTTTGGTTTTCAATGGTGTTATAATGGGGGTTGTTTGCAGTGTGTGCTGCTCCTAAACGGCGGTTCAGACCGTACATGCCTGATGTGAGCAAGAACGTTAATGACAAGGATGTGAGAAAGGCTAGAAAAGCTGAGCTCCAACGGGATGAAGCCGTTGGGTAAGACAAAAGACTCTCCTTTCTTACATCTTTTGCCACTATGGGTTCTCTCTTCTCATAACCTTTTTTTGTATCTTATGGCAAATCTCACGCAGGAAGGCTTTGCCTATAGCAATTGCTGTTGGAGCTCTAGCTTTAGCAGCTCTTTACTTCTATGTCAACAATACCGCATGAAACATTCTTGTTTCGTTTTGTATTAACAAATCATCTCTGAGTTGTTAGACATTTATAATGAAGTAAAAATGTTGAGCTTTCTATGTACAAAAAAAAGGGTATTCAATGTTGTTGAGATGAAATAAAAGACAAGTGTGAGATATACAGAGAGTAAGAGAATGGCTGCTTAGTCTTGCAAGATGAGTGATCCTTGTATTGGTTTATCGATTGAAGATTGATAAAGTATGTTCAAAGAAGACAAGTTTTCGTTGATGCTTGAGTATGTCGCTGGCTTGAACTCGTACGGACCTTGCTTTGGTCCCCAAACCTGTAGTAATGTCCCACTTATTTACCAGGCTTACATTTTCTTTAGTAATTAGCTGAAAAATTCGATAAGAGTGAGAAAGATGGGGCGAACCTGGTTTCGATTCTCATCAAAGCCACGATCCCATAGATGTATCTCATTGTTTTTTCAAGACTGCAAGATCTGAAGTACAATAGCTAGCCCCATTCTGCAATCCAAGAATGAAACTACTTCAAATGTGgaacaagaggaagaagagtgTAAAAAGCTAGAGATAGCAAGAGCAGCAATACCCATGAATTTGGAAATCCACCAGGTGAAGTTGAGCCGTCGTACAAGCAACGTCTCCCTCGGTCACAACAGTTGAGATGTATAGTCGTCAAATGCTCTCCAATGTCCTATTATTGGTTTCAGTCAGATACATATTGTTAACCAGGGAGCGATCTCTATATTGATTCAACAACcttaaaaagaaagaattacACCGATGACTTCTTCAGGAAGTGGGCGTTGGTCCTTAGGGCGGTCACAGAAATTTCTGTACTCAGCGTCTCTGATCGCATATGAACTTACCTGTCATCTCTCAGAACAAACTCTGCTTTACACTCTAATTGGAAATACAAAAGAAGAGCTCATATCCTCACCTCAACATCGCATTTCAGCTCTTTCGGACACGGCTTCACCATATATAATCTCGGGAACCGAACCAAAATCAATAAAGACTTTTAGTATTGGAATCAAACAAGAGAGTTAGCCAATGAGTGGTTACTTGACGAAAGGGTTTCTGAGGAGTCCTCCAAAACGCCTGTTCTAGATACAAGACTTGTGAACCATCAACCATCTCAGCAGCTGGACAACTCATcattctgcaaaaaaaaaaaaaaaaaattaataataattcaaactCAGATCAATGCCACAAACAAATAAGCAGCTAAACCTAATGTTGAAGTAATTATGAGGATCCCTTGAAGCTTGCTCCCTCGTAAACTTCAAAACCCCAATCAAACAGTTATTATACCTAAAACCCTTAAACACACAAGAATGCCTTTTGTAAGTGGATATCACGATTTCATGATTCATCCTCTCAAAAACCTTCTAGAACCAaatctttcctttttcttagCACGACTTAGTCATTTACGTGTAGAATTGGATTTTGTCCATTTTTCAAGATATAGTGGTTAGGATTTTCACTTACTCGGGATTATTTGCAGAAACAATTACATTCAGAGACAGTTTCATGTTTTTTATAACACTATGAGACAGTTTTTGCTACAAGAGCAGTTTCTTTTAACTAaacccactttctatctagaaaCATTTACGCCATAGGACAGTTTCATGTTTTTAATTACAAGATTGAGCACTTTCCACTACTAAGGTAGTTTTTTGTAACTGCTTCCCACTTGTCTTAACTAGCTGTCACAACATAACCTAAAGCACTATCCCACTTACTAACTATGTCTTTTGTTTTAGCGGGAACATTTCTCCACCcttcatctttattttttttggatgGTGTAGATCcactctgatttttttttacaagacTTATATCTACCAAATCTAAACTATCCGATTACATCTTTCATTTCACCATCATACAGTCCAGATTTTCTGGGTTTTTACATCTCACAGTCCCTTTTCATCTTCGTTGTCTCCTTCATTTgaatggaaaaagaaaaaaacaaaatttcagagATACTGCATATTCCTCATACGGATTGCGGCTAGAAATTGGTTTGTTCTGCTTATTATTTCTGTCATCTTCTCAAATCCAACTTTAACCtctttttttacaattatttttgcaAGTTATAATGTTGGACCATTGCATGGTCATCCCTGGTGAATGGACCTCCGTCGGCTCGCTCTCGGAGTTTATGTCTACATTTATGATGTACATCCCATGTAAACACGACTAAACTTAACGTGTACATTCACAGTAATATATGTTGTCCATTTGTACACTGATAGTGTTTATGTCTATATTTATGGTGTACATACCAACACCGCTGGTGTCCACGTGTACATTAATAAACATGCAAAACATGCATGATTTGTTGTATATGTGTGTCTCGATCGCGTTCCTGTATACCAAAAACATGCATGATTTGTTGTACATGTGTGTCTCGATCGTGTTCTTGTATACCAAAATGGTGTCTATGTACACATCAATTACCTATAAATGTTATGCATATATTTCACTAACTGTGTCCACGTGTACACTGAACTTAAGAAGTTCACTTCTTTTAACTGTGTTCACTTATACACTGTACATAATAAGTTCACTTATTTTATTCACGTGTACACTTCAGAAGTCCCTGTATATAGATTCAGAAGTTCACTTCAGAAGTCCCTGTATATAGATTCATTGTCGAAGTCCATGTGTACACTCTGGTTAAATGTCCATGCCTTAGATGAATCTTATGTACACCATTTCGAAGTCCATTTGAATGTCCATAACGACCTAATGTACACTTCACACTCCTCTAATGTACACGTGGACAACATATAGCGTCCATATGCGCAAGTGTACACTAAACAGACCATGTCTCAAACCACATAATGTCCACTTCACACAACTCTTCTACATCTGCAGTCTTAGTGTACGTTCCTCTAATGTTCGCGTGGACAATATATGACGTCCATATGTGCAAGTGTTCACTAAACAAACCATGTCTACTCGTTTTTGTCATTCACATCTTTAACCCCTGTACACCCCGCATTTCTCACAAGTCCAGGTGTACAACATATGGTGTCCATAAGTCCTTCTACACACTTGCATACAGATGTTGAAGTCCATCTCGAAGTCCCTGCATATACACTCATTGTCGAAGTCTATGTATACACTCTAATTCAATGTACATGCCTCTAACGCAATTTGAGGTAAAAAATGTCGAAGTCCATTTGTACACTATATTTTCAATTTCCATAACGACCTAGTGTACACTTCAACCTCCTACTACGTTCACGTGGACAACATAAAGCGTCCATGTGTCCAACACAACATAGTTTCCACTTCACACTCCCGTTCTACATCTGCAGTCCTTGTGTACACTGTAGTTTATACGTCCAAGTCCTTGTGTACTCTTGATGTCCAAGTCAGATAAGTACACTGCAGTTTAATGTCCATTTGAACTACGTTGTCGAGTAATCCGACGTCGATTAGATGTTTGTCCTCTCGCTTGGGAAACGATCGGTCGCAAATAGCCGCTCATGTAGCAATTCCTTCACATTATCGACACCTAAATCCGCCGCATCTGCCAcataagaaaccctaaattaaacaaattaacCCAATTGCTCCGATGCGAGGCCTCAAGCTAAATAACAGAGACGGAAAACTaaccttcttctttctccttgcCACGGCTACTACGAGTCCTCGCCATCGTGAGATAACCGCTTCCGCCGCTGTGATAACCCGCCCTTaggggtaaaatggtcgagatcgacaaagtcggagtttggagccaagcttttgggaatcagaagatgaagaggaatgttgagttttgatcatttcaaactcaacatggttcagataaaatagaagattggtcgagcatcaacttgATGGTCAAATCGCGGGAGACAACGATGGATCGAGAATTTCCAAAGAACGGCGTGGTCGAAGAATTGATCGTGAGTGAACCTGGAgtcagataagctgctctaccatttGTAGAAGtttcttagattgatcagacggtcgttttggaagcattacatttttggaagcacgacggttTAAAAGCTCGACGTTTTTGAAGATTGTCGTTTCTTCATCAAGAAGTTTTCTCGGAAAATCTTCGTAtcagtaaaatattattctggagacattataagtcggaagcaggacgggaatcgagcaggacgggaagcaagcatgacgggaagcaaggacgacgggaaaacccgaagttggccgaaaaccctaatttcggtatTGGGGATTTTTCGAGGAAGTCGGAGGCtcgggaaatatttttattcaagatCAGGATTCTTATGGAgtctattaataatattcagagcatcagaacgggagcggaaaaatattcaagattgatcgcgggtcgaaaattcaACAGAAGGGCCGAAATCGCGCAAATCGACCgggaagctcgaggtggcttgatctaaGTGATCAGGACGTGATGTCTATCTATTAACCAGCTGAGTGTCTACACAAGCTCGAGGTGTCGCCGTGCATGGGAGCAGCACATGCAGCTTGACacacagaagcacgaggtgccgcgcaaCCTGCGATCGAAGCATGCAGATCGACATGTGGTCACTGTGTGTCGCCATGCATGTGATCCAGCCATCCTGAGAGACATCTGGTCGTCCAGGCAGGAGAGAGGTGTCATCCTGCATGAGTTTGATCCATGCTGACCgccatgtggagcacgaggtgccgcgacgcaTGCAACCGGAAGCATGCGAGACGACACACTGGCACTTGGGTGGTGAAACCTTACTGGTTGGTGTATACTATAAATACCCCACGACCCCTTGCCATTTCATTCATCCAGACCTTTCAAAATCAGTCCCAAACgttgctagagagagagagagaaagtagaaaaaagaagtaagaggttccgatctttttcgagcgttttagagagttttcgagatcagtttctctactgatttcgagtgagtgcctagggaaggctctgtccaaatcaattcgtccaagcaagtcatattctctggtgatcaagtggaggtgctgtccaaggtgagttcagatccatgggttcagttcagtcgaagATTTGAAGATCGATACTCTGTCGAAAGTTCAAGGGaatcgtccagcagctaggggaggttctgctcgagttgagttctgtccagaccagtatcaggggaggttctgtctaagtcaagatcagtccagtccagtccattcaagatgtgaaggttgggttttggctaagtcctctccgatcaaccagctgcatatcggcaaagaacactgtgagttggtttgtttgaattccacttggaatttaggatagttttgtgagttggcttgtttgaattccacttggaatttaggatagttCTGTGAGTTGGTTTTGTTTGAGTTCCACTTTGAACTTAGGTTAGATCGAGTAtgcatatagattatagattagaATGATCACACTATTGCATggtagagtccttagggttattTTAGTATTGAATTGGACTCAGCTTGGCACGGGCTAAGCTGAGATGAAcggaattaagactgagttaataacctgactaggactagggctagggtgcatcatgttttctattcttgcttggttatctggttgagtgcaggttcccgttatctttaaagatagtttcatagcaggaggcttaactatctgggtaacggtttgattgagtAGTTGCTTGATAGATTAGATGCTTGCTTGTTTATTTATGCTTGttgaggttagtcagctcttggtaagggagtgactaaccggttgatttgATTAACATTGATAttgttatttagtttattatatgTTACTACTCGGGGTCCTAAGCCATATAGGCTGGACTCCTGGTACTTTTGGTATGATGTTGAGTTGTGTTGATAGCTTGCCTGATCAGCAATGCTACGCGGCAAGGAAAGTTACGTAAGCATGTCCCCACGCGGCTTGGCAGAGAGGTTGCATAAAGCATGCTCTGTACGGGGAGGTTGCTAGAAAGCATGCTCCGTCATGTGGTATCCTTTGTGGGTATTACATGTTAGTTTGCGGCAAGGAAGGTTGCTAGAGTATGTCCCTACGCGGCTGGGCAGAGAGGTTGCATAAAGCATGCTCTGTACGGAGAGGTTGCTAGAAAGCATGCTTCGTCGTGTGACACCTTATCGGGGTTACATGTCAGTTTCATTGGATGTTCTAGCTCGCGTGCCTTTGTGGCTGTGAGTTAGGTGTTCCGTGGTTGAGAAAGTGAGGAGTAAGGTTGTGATATTAAGTATAGCCATAATGAggcatatatttattattttgctaATGGTGGATTATATTCCGCTGCTTATCTTATTTATGTTAGTCTCGAGTGATGATTAttattgtgattgtggttgattgatttgcttgcaggttcctgttacttgaagttagatcatggcaggaggccaagtctaacttagtaaccggGTTATTAGATAGTAGTTGTGATTGTTGATTGGTTAGTGTAGACCTGATGTTGGCATGTATGTGTCTGaaggattgcttgtgaaggatggtggatattaaagctatgtggtatcattggttggccgatcatgttcttgtctgattgttggtcgACCGATTAATGATACTTATATAGTCTAAATGTCTAACACTACACGAGTATTGAACTCGGGCGTATACATGGTTAACTAGGGGATTGAttgttgacttgttttcatgcaggttcccgttacttgaagttagatcatggcgggaggccaagtctaacttagtaacggTTTGCGtagccttagtttagatttcttgctaaggctatattgattgttattttgggttgtctgggttagttctaggttggggtagaggtagccagctcactgagtaacattaggttactcatccatctccgttgtcctttttgcaggtttctttagtaggacgatcggatagcttggtgctggacgttaggaccaccggtgtagatttacttgccttttgttaaacggtatttttgatttgcgtttagttgactcgattttggcgttaggccgggaccggtctcgaattattcaatgtatgaatatttctttgaatcaataaagtaattgttttatatgcgcttcatgagtactctgatatttgactagtccggtctaacacaacgttaggtcgttgtacgggttgaaaagccttaggcctcgatctaacggaaaacgttaactcttgatacgggttgcaaagccttatgttttgagttagcgggacgagttagtggacgaactggtctaagtcgtggagtaaattttgtgactctgaacggatcgtccctagcccgtcacgtagcgcttccggaccatggtgttgggttggacggtcagtcatgttcttgtttgattgttggctggccggttggcctttcatctccaacccttggcgttggtcgctccgtcggtcatgttcttgtttgattgttggccggtggttcgacttatgtctaggacggttcgggggtgttacagcCGCCGTCTGTTCTCTCTCCTTCACAGATCTTAAAAGATAGATCGagtaaaagaaaagatgattacataaaaaaaatcttgagaaaagatatttaagaatcagatttcagttttaaaaaaaaaacgtagaGAATGAACGAGGAAGAAAACGATGGAGAAAAATGGAAGTAATGGGTGGACATGTCTGAAAATGGTGGGCCATCacttttaatattcaaaattcaaaagaaacgagaaaaattcaaaccatCTGACAAACCTAACCAGATACAATGTTGTTTTACTGAAATATCCATATCTTGTTTTGCTTTTAAGGGATAAATGAGTCTTCAACCACACAAAAGTGTTTAGGTAGCACAATGTGCTCTAGAGTGtaataaaaacatagaaactGACCTGTGGTGTTAATAACTCTTTATTACATGTGAGGTCACAAGTTGCTACTAAGGTAGTTTCGGATGGTTGAATACACAATTGCCCTCTCTTTTCTTAACTAGTTGTGGGTATATAGGTAATTGACCATTTAATTGCTGTTTAGGatgtttgaaatttgaaaataggTTTGGTCCCACTTGTAGTCTCCGAAAAGAAGGAGATGAAACTTTTGTTTTCAcagtttatttattaattggagaaaactaaaaaaaaaaactgatttaataattttttttcatcagTTTTGGtaaaacagagagagaagaTGTAGGAATCTTCGACGGACGACGATTTAGAAAATGATAGAGTAGATTTTCCGGCGGACAACGATTTTGATGACGGAGGATGAAGTAGATAAGGGTAACGGCGCGAAAAAGCGGGCTGAGAGGCGAAAAGATAAAGGCAATTTTTGTGTAGTTATTGGGGTTCCTTCTGCGATTTTGATTCTGGGTTTGCTTCCATGAAATCGCATACTTTCCGAGTAGCTTCTAGTGGCTAGGGTTTCGATTTGGGGTGAGATATAGGGTTTCATGGATTATGGTAACGATTTTTTGTTTTGGGTTCTGATTCTGCGGATTAGGTTTTGATTTGGGGTCACATGTTCTGTTTTGGGACTGAAGAagctgaattttttttggtttgtgtgTGTTATAGGGAAGGCGAAAGCAGAGGAGGGAGTCATGAACAAGAGATTACTGCAACGTTTGTTCGTGACAGACCGATGAGACGACGAGCTGAATCTTCGAAGCTATGTCTGTGAGAAGCTCCCACAACACATAGAGTTGGTTTTAGCGGAGGTGAAAAAGGCTGAGCATGATCCTCAGGTAGCTATTTGTACACTTGTACGAACGTTTAAAGTTATGCACATTACATTtgatgtacatgtgtacaacaagAATGCATGTGTACATGTACTTTGCATACTATGTTTATATGGTTTGCGGTTGAGATGTgtattgattttgttttggttaccGTGTTTCTATGTTTATAGCTGAGTGTGCAATCTATATGAAGTGTGGAGAGGACAAAGAGGATGGCTGGGGAGAAATTTGATAGTGAGATTTTTGATTGTAAAGTTGCCAACATGGTTGAGCTTCTGAAGGCAATGCACAAATTCATAAAACATAAATGGAGAAGTGATGATGCATTTAAACATATGTACATGTGCACAAGCaagtgtgtacatgtgtacaagaGCAAATGTGTACATGGGAACAACACCGAGTATACATCATATAATTTCTCTATAATTTTCATACATTTGCAAATTTAAGTATTTGTAAGGTTTGTATTGTCAATGTGTACACATGTATTTCATTGTCCACATGTACAAATCATACATACCGACTCATAATGTACACATGGACATTGTGACAATTCTCAAAAATGTACAAAGGCGTCTCTAACAATGTACAAAAGTGTCCTTACAATAGCAAGTTTGGTATGTTCATGGACATTGTGACAATTCTCATACATACCGATTCATAATGTACACATGGACATTGAAGATTCTTTTTACTAGTTTGGTATGTTCATGAAAGTGGAACTATTTGCAATAAAAATGTATCAAAGTTGTTCAATTTTAGTGAAATTCTCAGTTTGGTATGTTCATGAACACATGGACATTGTGACAATTCTCAGTTTCATAATGTACACATGGACATTGTGACAACATGGACATTGTGACAATTCTCAGTTTCATAATGTACACATGGACATTGTGACAATTCTCAAAAATGTACAGAGGTGTCTCTAAAAATGTACAAAAGTGTCCTTACGATAGCAAGTTTGGTATGTTCATGGACATTGTGACAATTCTCATACATACCGATTCATAATGTACACATGGATATTGAAGATTCTTTTTATTAG
This genomic stretch from Raphanus sativus cultivar WK10039 chromosome 3, ASM80110v3, whole genome shotgun sequence harbors:
- the LOC130509203 gene encoding uncharacterized protein LOC130509203, translated to MSELQTPKSKRQEQEKEEGNNVGSREEQEQALVALVEHRSAEIDRLKHHISNYQTKLIEAQRSLRDSKAKLANLRGHDDDDLSIGINSAKNDESTRNVTPSRRDYPSPSPSKILKPSAPLTSSNSSISKSKANNTVVVKQKPETSSRDSFSNSKTKTVAVKQTSSRDSPNLKASRDQDRGTKRKFEQKEHKELIRFIARNSSPTTIKCHSSNQISSQHKRKLRSLILCPVNEQLFATSSLDGMVSLWQLQPGRLSASLLSTTDCLSQKQRRWGEDMAWHPSGHTLFSVYTADDADSQISILNLNKTRGVTFLENKPHVKGIINNIKFMPWENTCFVTGGSDHAVVLWNETDADDEVNKWKSKTLHRNLHSAAVMGVDGMRNKNVVLSVGADKRIYGFDVQVGRADYKHQIEYKCMSVLSNPCDFNLFMVQSGEPEKQLRLFDIRLRRTELHSFGWKQDSSESQSALINQSWSPDGLHITSGSADPVIHVFDIRYNARKPTQSIKAHQKRVFKAEWHYSQPLLISISSDLNIGLHKIS
- the LOC108844611 gene encoding uncharacterized protein LOC108844611 — encoded protein: MTTMYVTPATLYAGKPSAPVTSNLQRSSSFLPYYSLRILGNNKKKSLSKSSSSSSAPRFSMRVSSKQAYICRDCGYIYNDRTPFDKLPDNYFCPVCAAPKRRFRPYMPDVSKNVNDKDVRKARKAELQRDEAVGKALPIAIAVGALALAALYFYVNNTA